The Blastococcus sp. HT6-4 genome window below encodes:
- the argH gene encoding argininosuccinate lyase gives MTGTPSPASRTRLWGGRFGGGPSEAMAALSKSTHFDWKLAPFDLAGSRAHARVLHRAGLLTDDELEQMVGALHELSAEVADGTFTAVEADEDVHEALERGLTEKLGALGGKLRAGRSRNDQIATDLRLYLRHTVRALVGELAALEQALVGLAERYQDVAAPGMTHLQHAQPVLIAHQLLAHAHSIARDVDRLVDWDKRAAVSPYGSGALAGSSLPLDPDAVAAELGFDRATDNSIDGVSDRDFAAEFCFVAALIGVHLSRLGEEVVLWTSTEFGWARLDDAWATGSSIMPQKKNPDIAELARGKSGRFVGNLTGLLTMLKGLPLAYDRDLQEDKEPVFDSMEQLLLLLPAVSGMMATLTLRPEVLEAAAPQGFALATDVAEWLVRQGVPFRSAHEISGALVAHCEQAGVEMDELTDGQLAAISPDLSAEVRSVLSVRGALEARKARGGTAPERVAEQLVSLGDLARQHADWAAASPVAAAL, from the coding sequence ATGACCGGCACCCCCTCGCCGGCGAGCCGGACGCGGCTGTGGGGCGGCCGCTTCGGCGGCGGCCCGTCGGAGGCCATGGCGGCGCTGAGCAAGTCCACCCACTTCGACTGGAAGCTGGCGCCGTTCGACCTGGCCGGCTCCCGGGCGCACGCCCGGGTGCTGCACCGGGCCGGGCTGCTGACCGACGACGAGCTCGAGCAGATGGTCGGTGCGCTGCACGAGCTGTCGGCAGAGGTCGCCGACGGAACCTTCACCGCGGTGGAGGCGGACGAGGACGTGCACGAGGCCCTCGAGCGGGGCCTCACCGAGAAGCTCGGCGCGCTCGGCGGCAAGCTCCGGGCCGGCCGCAGCCGCAACGACCAGATCGCCACCGACCTGCGGCTGTACCTGCGCCACACCGTGCGCGCGCTGGTCGGTGAGCTGGCGGCGCTCGAGCAGGCCCTGGTGGGGCTCGCCGAGAGGTACCAGGACGTGGCCGCGCCGGGGATGACGCACCTGCAGCACGCCCAGCCGGTGCTCATCGCCCACCAGCTGCTCGCCCACGCCCACTCGATCGCCCGCGACGTCGACCGGCTGGTGGACTGGGACAAGCGGGCCGCCGTCAGCCCGTACGGCTCCGGTGCCCTGGCCGGCTCGTCGCTGCCGCTGGACCCCGACGCCGTCGCCGCGGAGCTCGGTTTCGACCGGGCGACGGACAACTCGATCGACGGCGTCAGCGACCGCGACTTCGCCGCCGAGTTCTGCTTCGTGGCGGCCCTGATCGGGGTCCACCTCTCCCGGCTGGGGGAGGAGGTCGTGCTCTGGACGTCGACCGAGTTCGGCTGGGCGAGGCTCGACGACGCCTGGGCGACCGGGTCGTCGATCATGCCGCAGAAGAAGAACCCCGACATCGCGGAGCTCGCCCGCGGCAAGTCCGGCCGGTTCGTCGGCAACCTCACCGGGTTGCTCACGATGCTCAAGGGCCTGCCGCTGGCCTACGACCGCGACCTGCAGGAGGACAAGGAGCCGGTCTTCGACTCCATGGAGCAGCTGCTCCTCCTGCTGCCCGCCGTCAGCGGGATGATGGCGACGCTGACCCTGCGTCCGGAGGTGCTCGAGGCCGCGGCGCCGCAGGGGTTCGCCCTGGCGACCGACGTGGCGGAGTGGCTCGTCCGCCAGGGGGTGCCGTTCCGGTCGGCGCACGAGATCTCCGGCGCCCTCGTGGCCCACTGCGAGCAGGCCGGGGTGGAGATGGACGAGCTGACCGACGGCCAGCTGGCCGCGATCTCCCCCGACCTCAGCGCCGAGGTGCGGTCGGTCCTGTCGGTGCGCGGCGCGCTGGAGGCCCGGAAGGCACGCGGTGGCACGGCGCCCGAGCGGGTGGCCGAGCAGCTGGTGTCGCTCGGCGACCTGGCCCGGCAGCACGCCGACTGGGCGGCGGCGTCGCCCGTGGCGGCCGCGCTCTGA
- a CDS encoding DNA-3-methyladenine glycosylase — MREEDLLGPVDVVAPALLGCWVVTDRPEGRVALRLTEVEAYSGEGMDPAAHSHGGPTPRSEIMFGPPGRLYVYFSYGVHWCANVVVGPEGRGSAVLLRAGEVVVGEEIARNRRPAARAARDLARGPARLTQALAIGPDDRGGHLLDQGSPVRLHRGEPPAAVSAGPRVGITRAAELPWRFWATDAPSVSVFRAGGKPRRRPAGQDGSP; from the coding sequence GTGCGCGAGGAGGACCTGCTCGGGCCGGTCGACGTCGTGGCGCCGGCGCTGCTCGGGTGCTGGGTGGTCACCGACCGGCCGGAGGGCCGGGTGGCGCTGCGGCTGACCGAGGTGGAGGCGTACTCGGGGGAGGGGATGGACCCGGCGGCGCACTCGCACGGCGGCCCGACTCCGCGCTCGGAGATCATGTTCGGCCCGCCGGGCCGGCTGTACGTGTACTTCAGCTACGGCGTGCACTGGTGCGCGAACGTCGTCGTCGGCCCCGAGGGGCGCGGGTCGGCGGTGCTGCTGCGGGCGGGGGAGGTGGTGGTGGGGGAGGAGATCGCCCGGAACCGCCGGCCCGCGGCCCGTGCCGCACGCGACCTCGCCCGGGGGCCGGCGCGGCTGACCCAGGCCCTGGCCATCGGGCCCGACGACCGGGGCGGCCACCTGCTCGACCAGGGGAGCCCGGTGCGGCTGCACCGGGGGGAGCCCCCGGCGGCCGTCTCGGCCGGCCCACGGGTCGGCATCACCAGGGCGGCGGAGCTGCCGTGGCGGTTCTGGGCGACCGACGCCCCCTCCGTGAGCGTGTTCCGGGCAGGGGGCAAGCCGCGCCGCCGGCCGGCCGGGCAGGATGGGTCCCCGTGA
- the tyrS gene encoding tyrosine--tRNA ligase: MNDVIDDLHRRGLIAQSTDEAALREHLAEGPVTFYCGFDPTAESLHVGHLVQFMVLRALQRAGHQPVVLVGGATGLIGDPRPSAERQLNDPSVVAAWVAGIRRQVAPFLELPAERDGLRAPIYVDNLDWTAQLSAIDFLRGLGKHFRVGRMLAKEAVSARLNSEAGISYTEFSYQILQANDYLQLFRRHGVTLQTGGSDQWGNLTAGIDLVRRTEGTSVHALSTPLVTKSDGTKFGKSEGGAVWLDPGLTSPYAFFQFWLNADDVDARTWLPLFSERPAEELEALVAESLERPAARTAQRALAEELTLLVHGPEQLRQAEAAGRALFGREDLGSLDAATLTAALQEAGSITVDGEVPTVAQLLQQTGLVASLSEARRTVKEGGAYVNNERVTDADAAPPADAWLPGGWLVLRRGRRSIAGVRREA, from the coding sequence GTGAACGACGTCATCGACGACCTGCACCGCCGTGGGCTCATCGCCCAGAGCACCGACGAGGCCGCCCTGCGGGAGCACCTCGCCGAGGGGCCGGTCACGTTCTACTGCGGCTTCGACCCGACGGCGGAGAGCCTGCACGTCGGCCACCTGGTGCAGTTCATGGTGCTCCGCGCCCTCCAGCGGGCCGGCCACCAGCCCGTCGTCCTGGTGGGCGGCGCGACCGGCCTGATCGGTGACCCCCGGCCCTCGGCCGAGCGGCAGCTGAACGACCCGTCGGTCGTCGCCGCGTGGGTGGCCGGCATCCGCCGCCAGGTGGCCCCGTTCCTCGAGCTGCCCGCCGAGCGGGACGGGCTCCGGGCACCGATCTACGTCGACAACCTCGACTGGACGGCGCAGCTGTCGGCCATCGACTTCCTGCGCGGGCTGGGCAAGCACTTCCGCGTCGGCCGCATGCTGGCCAAGGAGGCGGTCTCGGCCCGGCTGAACTCCGAGGCCGGCATCAGCTACACGGAGTTCAGCTACCAGATCCTGCAGGCCAACGACTACCTCCAGCTGTTCCGCCGGCACGGCGTCACGCTGCAGACCGGCGGCTCGGACCAGTGGGGCAACCTGACGGCCGGGATCGACCTGGTGCGGCGGACCGAGGGGACGTCGGTGCACGCCCTCTCGACGCCGTTGGTGACCAAGTCCGACGGCACCAAGTTCGGCAAGTCCGAAGGCGGCGCCGTCTGGCTGGACCCGGGCCTGACGTCGCCGTACGCCTTCTTCCAGTTCTGGCTCAACGCCGACGACGTCGACGCCCGCACGTGGCTGCCGCTGTTCTCCGAGCGGCCGGCCGAGGAGCTCGAGGCCCTGGTCGCCGAGAGCCTGGAGCGCCCGGCGGCCCGGACGGCGCAGCGCGCGCTGGCCGAGGAGCTGACGCTCCTGGTCCACGGGCCCGAGCAGCTCCGGCAGGCCGAGGCCGCCGGGCGGGCGCTGTTCGGGCGGGAGGACCTGGGCTCCCTCGACGCCGCCACGCTGACGGCGGCCCTGCAGGAGGCGGGGAGCATCACCGTCGACGGCGAGGTGCCCACGGTGGCGCAGCTGCTGCAGCAGACCGGCCTCGTCGCCAGCCTGTCCGAGGCCCGGCGCACGGTGAAGGAGGGCGGGGCGTACGTGAACAACGAGCGCGTCACCGACGCCGACGCCGCGCCGCCGGCGGACGCCTGGCTGCCCGGCGGATGGCTCGTCCTGCGCCGGGGACGGCGGTCGATCGCGGGCGTGCGCCGGGAGGCGTAG
- a CDS encoding single-stranded DNA-binding protein: MTVAVIDRNDVVLRGRVSAPAELRTLPSGDALVTFRLVVRRPVPRARGQSVDVLTCISYDRALQRRIGMWQPGDVVEVEGALQRRFWRTASGTASVCEVNCRRGRKVPRSAARTAEETA, from the coding sequence ATGACCGTGGCTGTGATCGACCGCAACGACGTCGTCCTTCGCGGACGCGTGTCCGCCCCGGCGGAACTCCGGACGTTGCCCAGCGGGGACGCGCTGGTCACGTTCCGGCTGGTGGTCCGCAGGCCCGTCCCTCGGGCGCGGGGTCAGTCCGTCGACGTGCTCACCTGCATCTCCTACGACCGGGCCCTGCAACGGCGCATCGGCATGTGGCAGCCGGGGGACGTGGTCGAGGTCGAGGGGGCCCTCCAGCGCCGCTTCTGGCGGACCGCCTCGGGGACGGCGTCGGTCTGCGAGGTGAACTGCCGACGTGGGCGCAAGGTCCCGCGATCGGCGGCGCGGACGGCCGAGGAGACCGCGTGA
- a CDS encoding DUF1015 domain-containing protein, with protein MHSSPAGPRSPRSEPGLEVRPFRALTYRRHDAEHLARVSSPAYDLVTPAGRERLAESDPHNVVRLILPRADGAPLDGPASAELAAATLRTWEADGVLVRDDRAALWLYELRPADGGPATVGWLGAVALPPAGSAAVLPHEDTYPRAVEDRRALLAATGTDLEPIVLAHDPEPALADLAATVRRDPATMAVRDADGVRHRLWRVTDRTTVAAVSEMLGRTRAVIADGHHRFAAARAHASEQPRTSGAGAVLALVTPMGLGGLRVDPIHRVVPALPMAAAIDRAGRGFVTAEIPVAGEGPAGVVAAARDWLRDPAERGLLVTDGHRLVRLTAPSAEVRGAVPAGVPPAWCDLDVVLAHHGLLGQLWGRPDTVDAVVIAHGLEEAVEGAVERSGVAVLLRAPSPTDVAAVARAGARMPRKSTLFVPKPRTGLVFRPLSG; from the coding sequence GTGCACTCGTCGCCGGCAGGTCCTCGGTCGCCGCGGTCGGAACCGGGCCTGGAGGTCCGGCCGTTCCGGGCGCTGACCTACCGCCGGCACGACGCCGAGCACCTGGCCCGGGTCAGCTCGCCAGCCTACGACCTGGTGACGCCCGCCGGCCGCGAACGGCTGGCCGAGTCCGATCCGCACAACGTGGTCCGGTTGATCCTGCCCCGGGCGGACGGGGCGCCCCTGGACGGACCGGCCTCCGCCGAGCTAGCCGCGGCCACCCTGCGCACCTGGGAGGCCGACGGCGTGCTGGTGCGCGACGACCGGGCGGCGCTGTGGCTGTACGAGCTGCGACCGGCCGACGGAGGGCCGGCGACCGTCGGATGGTTGGGCGCGGTGGCACTGCCGCCGGCCGGATCCGCGGCGGTCCTGCCGCACGAGGACACGTATCCCCGGGCGGTCGAGGACCGGCGCGCCCTCTTGGCCGCGACCGGCACCGATCTGGAACCGATCGTCCTCGCGCACGACCCCGAGCCCGCGCTCGCGGATCTCGCCGCGACCGTCCGCCGGGACCCGGCGACGATGGCCGTGCGGGATGCCGACGGCGTGCGGCATCGGCTGTGGCGGGTCACCGACCGCACCACCGTCGCGGCGGTGAGCGAGATGCTGGGACGTACTCGGGCGGTGATCGCCGACGGGCACCACCGGTTCGCCGCGGCTCGGGCCCACGCCTCCGAGCAGCCCCGCACCTCCGGTGCCGGCGCCGTGCTGGCGCTGGTGACGCCGATGGGGCTCGGCGGTCTCCGGGTGGACCCGATCCACCGGGTCGTCCCCGCGCTGCCCATGGCTGCCGCCATCGACCGGGCCGGCCGCGGTTTCGTCACCGCCGAGATACCGGTGGCCGGCGAGGGCCCCGCCGGTGTCGTCGCCGCCGCCCGCGACTGGCTGCGCGATCCCGCCGAGCGCGGACTGCTCGTCACCGACGGCCACAGGCTGGTGCGGCTGACCGCACCGTCGGCCGAGGTCCGGGGGGCGGTACCGGCCGGGGTGCCGCCGGCGTGGTGCGATCTCGACGTGGTGCTGGCCCACCACGGCCTGCTCGGGCAGCTGTGGGGGCGGCCGGACACGGTGGACGCGGTCGTGATCGCCCACGGTCTCGAGGAGGCGGTGGAGGGAGCGGTCGAACGGTCCGGGGTGGCCGTGCTGCTGCGCGCCCCCTCGCCCACGGACGTGGCGGCCGTGGCCCGCGCGGGCGCCCGGATGCCCCGCAAGTCGACGCTGTTCGTGCCGAAGCCGCGGACCGGTCTGGTGTTCCGGCCGCTGTCGGGCTGA
- a CDS encoding tetratricopeptide repeat protein: protein MSEDGSPDLPAPGPSGPGGGVYEWYRRGLSLLEDKHPDAAATLLARAAEAEPASRSIREALARAQYDAGRYGDAIASFSALIAANPTDDYAQFGLGLAASRAGDLALAAEHLALAVAMRPDLDHYGRALRAVRARQTRESA, encoded by the coding sequence GTGTCCGAGGACGGGTCCCCGGACCTCCCTGCGCCGGGGCCGAGCGGGCCCGGCGGTGGGGTCTACGAGTGGTACCGGCGCGGGCTGTCGCTGCTGGAGGACAAGCACCCCGACGCGGCCGCCACCCTGCTCGCCCGCGCGGCCGAGGCGGAGCCCGCGTCGCGCAGCATCCGCGAGGCCCTGGCCCGTGCCCAGTACGACGCCGGGCGGTACGGGGACGCGATCGCCAGTTTCAGCGCGCTCATCGCGGCCAATCCCACCGACGACTACGCGCAGTTCGGCCTGGGCCTGGCGGCCAGCCGGGCCGGAGACCTGGCGCTGGCCGCCGAGCACCTCGCGCTCGCGGTGGCCATGCGCCCCGACCTCGACCACTACGGACGGGCGCTGCGCGCCGTCCGGGCCCGGCAGACCAGGGAGTCCGCATGA
- a CDS encoding HAD-IIA family hydrolase: MTDVPTAAPPTLAEGCAEPPATRYDVALLDLDGVVYVGPDAVPGVPAALATAREAGMRLGFVTNNAARTPDEVAGHLSRLGVPADPADVITSSQAAASVVAGLLGAGSRVLPVGGPGVAAALRAAGLTVVAAAEDRPDAIVQGYGPDVGWPQLAEAVVAVRTGARHVATNADATIPSPRGPLPGNGAMVAVVRGVTGQEPLVTGKPDPAMHAECVRRTGARRPLVVGDRLDTDIEGARRAGAASLLVLSGVTDPATLLAAAPMHRPDLLSADAAGLLTGHPPVVAADGAWRCGRWSASVAEGGGVLSLAPAGPDPRVDQVADDGLDGLRALCLAHWSSHPDEGVPARVVGADAAAADLLTGWGLLTTATRR; this comes from the coding sequence ATGACCGATGTCCCCACCGCAGCGCCGCCCACCCTCGCCGAGGGCTGTGCGGAGCCCCCCGCGACGCGGTACGACGTGGCGCTGCTCGATCTCGACGGCGTGGTCTACGTCGGCCCGGACGCGGTTCCCGGGGTGCCCGCGGCGCTCGCCACCGCCCGGGAGGCGGGCATGCGGCTGGGGTTCGTGACCAACAACGCCGCACGCACCCCGGACGAGGTCGCCGGGCACCTGTCCCGGCTGGGGGTGCCGGCCGACCCCGCGGACGTCATCACCAGCTCCCAGGCCGCGGCGAGCGTGGTCGCCGGATTGCTGGGCGCCGGATCCCGCGTGCTGCCGGTCGGTGGCCCCGGTGTCGCCGCTGCCCTGCGGGCGGCCGGGCTCACCGTCGTCGCGGCCGCCGAGGATCGGCCGGACGCCATCGTCCAGGGCTACGGCCCGGACGTCGGCTGGCCGCAACTGGCCGAGGCCGTGGTGGCCGTCCGCACCGGAGCCCGGCACGTGGCCACCAACGCCGACGCCACGATCCCGTCCCCCCGCGGACCGCTGCCCGGCAACGGCGCCATGGTGGCCGTCGTCCGGGGCGTCACCGGGCAGGAGCCACTGGTCACCGGGAAGCCGGACCCGGCGATGCACGCCGAGTGCGTGCGGCGCACCGGTGCCCGGCGACCGCTGGTGGTCGGCGACCGGCTGGACACCGACATCGAGGGCGCCCGCCGGGCCGGGGCGGCCAGCCTCCTGGTCCTCTCCGGGGTCACCGACCCCGCGACCCTGCTGGCCGCTGCGCCGATGCACCGGCCCGACCTGCTGTCCGCGGACGCGGCCGGACTGCTCACGGGGCACCCTCCCGTCGTGGCAGCGGACGGGGCCTGGCGCTGCGGCCGGTGGTCGGCGAGCGTGGCCGAGGGCGGGGGAGTGCTCTCGCTCGCCCCGGCGGGGCCCGACCCACGGGTGGACCAGGTGGCCGACGACGGGCTCGACGGACTCCGGGCACTGTGCCTCGCCCACTGGTCGTCCCACCCGGACGAGGGCGTTCCCGCCCGCGTGGTCGGGGCCGATGCGGCCGCCGCCGACCTGCTCACCGGCTGGGGGCTGCTCACCACGGCCACGCGGCGGTGA
- a CDS encoding alkyl sulfatase C-terminal domain-containing protein, whose translation MTALRGILGDLAANPAAAGLDRSLSCRLTDLDQVVLGRLSSGAVRDLRAVPDGPAVPKADIRLTMTSDDLVALTDGTLSFGSAWAAGRVKLEAGLRDLLRLRTLL comes from the coding sequence ATGACCGCCCTGCGGGGCATCCTCGGCGATCTCGCCGCCAACCCGGCGGCGGCAGGGCTGGACCGCAGCCTCTCCTGCCGGCTGACCGATCTGGACCAGGTCGTGCTCGGACGGCTGAGCTCCGGTGCGGTGCGCGACCTGCGCGCCGTCCCCGACGGGCCGGCCGTCCCGAAGGCCGACATCCGCCTGACCATGACCAGTGACGACCTGGTCGCCCTCACCGACGGCACGCTGTCCTTCGGCTCGGCCTGGGCCGCCGGCCGGGTGAAGCTGGAGGCGGGGCTGCGGGACCTGCTCCGGCTGCGCACGCTGCTCTGA
- a CDS encoding TlyA family RNA methyltransferase: protein MARRSRLDAELVRRGLARSREHAVALIAEGRVAVAGQAATKPATGVEAGTPVVVRTDPDQPSWVSRGAHKLLGALDAFPVAVEGRRALDAGASTGGFTEVLLSRGAAEVVAVDVGYGELAWSLRTDERVRVHERTNVRTLTPEAVDGAVDLVVADLSFISLRLVLPALTACARPGADLLPMVKPQFEVGRERLGAGGVVRDPEQRVRAVLEVGSAAHALGWGTAGVVASPLPGPAGNVEFFLWLRSDAGPIEEDAVRRAVQEGPQ, encoded by the coding sequence ATGGCCCGTCGCAGCCGGCTGGACGCCGAGCTCGTGCGCCGGGGCCTGGCCCGGTCGCGGGAGCACGCCGTGGCCCTGATCGCCGAGGGGCGCGTCGCCGTCGCCGGGCAGGCGGCCACCAAGCCGGCCACCGGTGTCGAGGCGGGCACCCCCGTCGTCGTGCGCACCGACCCCGACCAGCCCTCCTGGGTCTCCCGCGGGGCGCACAAGCTGCTGGGCGCGCTGGACGCCTTCCCGGTCGCCGTCGAGGGCCGGCGGGCGCTGGACGCCGGCGCCTCCACCGGCGGGTTCACCGAGGTGCTCCTGAGCCGCGGCGCGGCCGAGGTCGTCGCCGTCGACGTCGGCTACGGCGAACTGGCGTGGTCGCTGCGCACCGACGAACGGGTGCGGGTGCACGAGCGCACCAACGTCCGCACGCTCACGCCGGAGGCCGTCGACGGGGCGGTCGACCTCGTCGTCGCCGACCTGTCCTTCATCTCGTTGCGGCTGGTGCTCCCCGCCCTCACCGCCTGCGCCCGGCCCGGCGCCGACCTGCTGCCCATGGTGAAGCCGCAGTTCGAGGTGGGCCGCGAGCGGCTGGGCGCCGGTGGCGTGGTGCGCGACCCCGAGCAGCGGGTGCGGGCGGTGCTGGAGGTGGGCAGCGCCGCGCACGCCCTCGGGTGGGGTACCGCCGGTGTGGTCGCCAGCCCACTGCCCGGCCCCGCCGGCAACGTGGAGTTCTTCCTGTGGCTGCGGTCCGACGCCGGGCCGATCGAGGAGGACGCCGTCCGTCGAGCAGTCCAGGAGGGACCTCAATGA
- a CDS encoding NAD kinase, with translation MSKPSTASPDEQDTRRVLLTVHTGRRDVVELARTSAARLLRGGIGVKVLDEEAGDLDIPGAEVVACDASAAKDAEIVMVFGGDGTFLRAAELARYTDAALMGVNLGRVGFLAETEPEAVEETLTAIEQCEYSVEERLAIQVDVLDRAGTLVGGTWALNEVSVEKAERSRVLDVVIAIDGRPLTSFGCDGVLCATPTGSTAYAFSAGGPVVWPDVEALLLVPTNAHALFARPLVTSPDSVLTVAIPADGNRARVSADGRRMVEIPDGGRVDVRRADRPVRIARVHAATFGDRLVAKFGLPVRGFRDVRRTGPGHEVFPGRDVLAAEGPADEDGTMPEPEVSGGGTREDG, from the coding sequence ATGAGCAAGCCGAGCACCGCATCGCCGGACGAGCAGGACACCCGGCGGGTGCTGCTGACCGTGCACACCGGTCGGCGGGACGTCGTCGAGCTGGCCCGCACCTCCGCCGCCCGCCTGCTCCGCGGGGGGATCGGGGTGAAGGTGCTCGACGAGGAGGCCGGCGACCTCGACATCCCCGGTGCGGAGGTCGTCGCCTGCGACGCCTCCGCGGCCAAGGACGCCGAGATCGTCATGGTCTTCGGCGGGGACGGCACCTTCCTGCGCGCGGCGGAACTGGCCCGCTACACCGACGCCGCGCTCATGGGCGTCAACCTCGGCCGGGTCGGCTTCCTCGCCGAGACCGAGCCGGAGGCGGTCGAGGAGACCCTCACCGCCATCGAGCAGTGCGAGTACTCGGTGGAGGAACGCCTGGCCATCCAGGTCGACGTCCTCGACCGCGCCGGCACCCTCGTCGGCGGCACGTGGGCGCTCAACGAGGTCTCGGTGGAGAAGGCCGAGCGCTCGCGGGTGCTCGACGTCGTCATCGCCATCGACGGCCGGCCGCTGACCAGCTTCGGCTGCGACGGGGTCCTGTGCGCCACCCCGACCGGCTCCACGGCCTACGCGTTCTCCGCGGGCGGTCCGGTGGTCTGGCCCGACGTCGAGGCGCTGCTGCTGGTGCCCACCAACGCCCACGCGCTGTTCGCGCGGCCGCTGGTCACCTCGCCGGACTCGGTGCTCACCGTGGCCATCCCGGCCGACGGCAACCGCGCCCGCGTCTCGGCCGACGGGCGGCGGATGGTGGAGATCCCCGACGGCGGCCGCGTCGACGTCCGCCGCGCCGACCGGCCGGTGCGCATCGCCCGCGTCCACGCCGCCACCTTCGGCGACCGCCTGGTGGCCAAGTTCGGTCTCCCGGTCCGGGGATTCCGCGACGTGCGGCGCACCGGGCCCGGGCACGAGGTGTTCCCCGGCCGCGACGTGCTCGCCGCCGAAGGTCCGGCCGACGAGGACGGCACGATGCCGGAGCCGGAGGTGAGCGGTGGCGGCACGCGCGAGGACGGCTGA
- the recN gene encoding DNA repair protein RecN — protein MAARARTAERPAAAGAGSAPGRLSELRIRGLGAIDDVTLELGRGLTVVTGETGAGKTMVVTGLTLLFGGRADPGRVRASGRAGVEGRLELPPGSPVWARAADAGADPDDDGSLILARTVSAEGRSRAYLGGRSVPVGVVAELAENLLAVHGQTDQLRLSRPAEQRRALDRYAGADHLELLDRYREAHQRWRALVADLERRRGQARELAQAADVLRHGLEEIAAVAPEPGEDESLDTQAKRLSDADALRAAADEARMALIGDVTGDLGGGELPQDATAALAIAERALAGSDDPTLVLLAQDLADAVAVVSDVAGQLAGYVADLDADPGRLAEVLDRRAAITALVRKYADPGDGVAGVLAWGEDAARRLSALDVSDEALEALAADRDAARAEVDRLGAEISERRKAAAEGFAAEVGRELAGLAMKSARVSFSIDSHPDDPGPDGIDEVALLLAAHPGAPPRPVHKGASGGELSRVMLAIEVVFAGADPVPVMVFDEVDAGVGGQAAGEIGRRLARLARDHQVVVVTHLAQVAAFADTHLVVDKSPDTGAGVTATDIRSVEGEDRVRELARMLSGLADSETGQAHARELLAVAAAGR, from the coding sequence GTGGCGGCACGCGCGAGGACGGCTGAGCGCCCGGCGGCCGCCGGTGCCGGATCCGCCCCCGGACGGCTGTCCGAGCTGCGCATCCGGGGTCTGGGCGCCATCGACGACGTCACCCTGGAGCTGGGCCGCGGACTGACCGTGGTCACCGGGGAGACCGGCGCCGGCAAGACGATGGTGGTGACCGGGCTGACCCTGCTCTTCGGTGGGCGGGCCGACCCGGGGCGGGTGCGCGCCAGCGGGCGGGCCGGCGTCGAGGGGCGGCTGGAGCTCCCACCCGGTTCGCCGGTCTGGGCCCGGGCCGCCGACGCCGGCGCCGATCCCGACGACGACGGCAGCCTGATCCTGGCCCGCACCGTCAGCGCCGAGGGGCGCTCCCGCGCCTACCTCGGTGGGCGCAGCGTCCCGGTGGGTGTGGTCGCCGAGCTGGCCGAGAACCTGCTCGCCGTGCACGGCCAGACCGACCAGCTGCGGCTCTCCCGTCCGGCCGAGCAGCGCCGCGCGCTGGACCGCTACGCCGGCGCGGACCACCTCGAGCTGCTCGACCGCTACCGCGAGGCGCACCAGCGGTGGCGGGCGCTGGTCGCCGACCTGGAACGCCGGCGCGGCCAGGCGCGGGAGCTCGCGCAGGCCGCCGACGTGCTGCGGCACGGGCTCGAGGAGATCGCCGCCGTCGCGCCCGAGCCGGGGGAGGACGAGTCGCTCGACACCCAGGCCAAGCGGCTCAGCGACGCCGATGCCCTGCGTGCCGCCGCCGACGAGGCACGGATGGCGCTGATCGGCGACGTGACCGGTGACCTGGGCGGCGGAGAGCTGCCGCAGGACGCCACCGCGGCCCTGGCCATCGCCGAGCGTGCGCTGGCCGGCTCCGACGACCCGACGCTGGTCCTGCTCGCCCAGGACCTCGCCGACGCCGTCGCCGTCGTCTCCGACGTCGCCGGCCAGCTCGCCGGCTACGTCGCCGACCTCGACGCGGACCCCGGCCGGCTGGCCGAGGTGCTCGACCGCCGGGCCGCCATCACCGCGCTCGTGCGCAAGTACGCCGACCCGGGCGACGGCGTGGCCGGGGTGCTCGCATGGGGCGAGGACGCCGCCCGCCGGCTCAGCGCGCTCGACGTCTCCGACGAGGCCCTCGAGGCGCTCGCCGCCGACCGCGACGCCGCCCGCGCCGAGGTGGACCGGCTGGGCGCCGAGATCTCCGAGCGCCGGAAGGCGGCGGCCGAGGGGTTCGCCGCCGAGGTCGGCCGGGAGCTGGCCGGGCTGGCGATGAAGAGCGCCCGCGTCTCGTTCAGCATCGACAGCCACCCCGACGACCCCGGACCCGACGGCATCGACGAGGTGGCGCTGCTGCTGGCGGCGCACCCCGGCGCGCCGCCGCGGCCGGTGCACAAGGGGGCCTCCGGCGGTGAGCTGTCCCGCGTCATGCTCGCCATCGAGGTCGTGTTCGCCGGTGCGGACCCGGTTCCGGTCATGGTGTTCGACGAGGTCGACGCCGGTGTGGGCGGGCAGGCGGCGGGGGAGATCGGGCGGCGGCTGGCCCGGCTGGCCCGCGACCACCAGGTCGTCGTCGTCACGCACCTGGCACAGGTCGCGGCGTTCGCCGACACCCACCTGGTCGTCGACAAGTCACCGGACACCGGCGCGGGCGTGACCGCGACCGACATCCGCTCCGTGGAGGGTGAGGACCGGGTGCGGGAGCTGGCGCGCATGCTCTCCGGGCTGGCCGACAGCGAGACCGGCCAGGCGCACGCCCGCGAACTGCTGGCGGTGGCCGCGGCCGGACGGTGA